The Osmerus eperlanus chromosome 12, fOsmEpe2.1, whole genome shotgun sequence genome has a segment encoding these proteins:
- the arhgap27 gene encoding rho GTPase-activating protein 27 isoform X3 yields MVDLYSKIRPGFGSRREMTLPVATQSDDDSANDAVYANVAALRQSISESPPCSPYLDPEGWEVHTDQESGQEYYYHPATGRTTWDNPLDPPMDPEAPMEDLVSLSLSQSPGLSSIAASPPVAWASDWEQLVDETSGRLYFYNPASGATSWEPPEQLSPSPPPMEPLGGNTPREDMPPPLPVEDYPAEEYSSSADYAEVQHEPSSPVNFSPDYALNPVARAPLPRANLDRSAPPGWSLLVEPDGTWVFTCEHSQEQWIKSLDDRGKTYYYLKDGSRSQWNLPEAPVASGHSNVGNGVEVNWRHTMCPAQLSRAQEDGQKFFFPTHRRNASDLDSEGSSASNSPETQHHVQNLEKAGILNKTKVSENGKRVRKNWAQCWTVLHGGVLTFHKDPKSAAPVALNKINQIVPEVTVELRGAVIGWAPKDKSSKKNVLELKSRNGVEFLIQYDTESIISDWHKVLGDTIRQLEQQEQHSEEEEGEASEKSSSTDREDRSPGALDKRRMSKSVEVRDHGETDQKKVRTKLIKFLMKRPTLQSVKEKGYFRDNVFGCHLATLCAQERNTVPSFVEKCIRAVERRGLDIDGIYRVSGNLAVIQKLRFKADHEELDLEDGQWEDIHVITGALKLFFRELPEPLFPYSHFNSFIAAIRTADYNLKVSYMCDLVKSLPPANHDTMEILFGHLRKVIEFGEENRMTVQNVAIVFGPTLLRPEMESANITMHMVFQNQIVELILNKYEQIFYSS; encoded by the exons TCGGACGATGACAGTGCCAACGACGCCGTGTACGCCAATGTAGCAGCCCTCCGCCAGAGCATCTCCGAGTCCCCTCCTTGCTCTCCGTATCTGGATCCAGAGGGATGGGAGGTCCATACTGACCAAGAGAGCGGACAGGAGTACTACTACCACCCCGCCACGGGGCGCACCACCTGGGACAACCCCTTAGACCCCCCCATGGACCCTGAAGCACCGATGGAGGACCTCGTTTCGCTCTCGCTTTCCCAGTCCCCCGGCCTGTCTTCCATCGCTGCCTCCCCCCCTGTTGCCTGGGCGTCAGACTGGGAGCAGTTGGTGGATGAGACCAGCGGCCGTCTGTACTTCTACAACCCAGCGTCGGGAGCAACATCTTGGGAGCCCCCGGAGCAGCTGAGCCCGTCTCCCCCTCCGATGGAGCCTCTGGGTGGGAACACGCCACGAGAGGACATGCCG cctcccttaCCAGTAGAAGATTACCCAGCGGAGGAGTACTCCTCATCAGCAGACTATGCCGAGGTCCAGCACGAGCCCTCGTCTCCAGTCAACTTCTCCCCGGACTACGCCCTCAACCCTGTGGCCCGGGCGCCCCTCCCCAGGGCCAATCTGGACCGGAGTGCCCCACCGGGTTGGAGCCTCCTGGTGGAACCTGATGGAACGTGGGTGTTTACTTGTGAACACTCCCAAGAGCAG TGGATCAAGTCATTGGATGACCGAGGGAAGACCTACTACTACCTTAAAGATGGTTCCAGATCCCAGTGGAACCTGCCTGAG GCCCCTGTAGCTTCAggccattccaatgtggggaaTGGCGTCGAGGTGAACTGGAGACACACCATGTGCCCTGCTCAGCTCAGCAGAGCCCAGGAGGATGGG CAGAAGTTCTTCTTCCCAACACACAGGAGGAACGCCTCGGACCTCGACAGTGAGGGTTCCAGCGCCAGCAACTCCCCAGAGACTCAGCATCAC GTGCAGAATTTAGAAAAAGCTGGCATCCTCAACAAAACAAAAGTGTCCGAGAACGGCAAAAGAGTAAG gaAGAACTGGGCCCAGTGTTGGACTGTTCTGCACGGAGGAGTTCTAACATTTCACAAAGACCCAAAGTCTGCAGCTCCGGTAGCTCTG AATAAAATCAATCAGATTGTCCCAGAGGTCACAGTGGAGCTTCGaggggctgtgattggctgggccCCCAAGGACAAATCCAGCAAAAAGAATGTTTTAGAG CTGAAAAGCCGAAACGGTGTTGAGTTCCTGATCCAGTATGACACAGAGAGCATCATCAGTGACTGGCACAAAGTTCTTGGCGACACCATCCGACAGCTG GAGCAACAAGAGCAGCactcggaggaggaggaaggggaagccAGCGAGAAGTCGTCCAGCACGGACAGAGAGGACCGATCCCCGGGCGCCCTGGACAAGAGGAGGATGT ccaaGTCTGTTGAGGTCAGGGACCACGGCGAGACGGACCAGAAGAAGGTGCGCACCAAGCTGATCAAGTTCCTCATGAAACGGCCCACGCTGCAGTCTGTCAAGGAGAAAGGATACTTCCGAG ACAACGTGTTTGGATGTCATCTGGCTACACTCTGCGCTCAGGAACGGAATACTGTTCCCAGCTTTGTTGAGAAATGCATCAGGGCAGTTGAGAGGAGAG GTTTGGACATCGATGGAATCTACAGGGTCAGTGGAAACCTGGCTGTCATCCAGAAACTACGCTTCAAGGCAGATCACG AGGAGCTGGACCTGGAGGACGGCCAGTGGGAGGACATCCACGTCATCACAGGGGCCCTCAAGTTGTTCTTCCGGGAGCTTCCTGAGCCCCTGTTCCCCTACAGCCACTTCAACAGCTTCATCGCAGCCATCA GAACCGCTGATTATAACTTGAAAGTGTCTTATATGTGTGATCTCGTCAAGTCTCTTCCTCCAGCCAACCATGACACCATGGAAATTCTGTTTGGACATTTACGGAA GGTGATCGAGTTTGGGGAAGAGAACAGGATGACT
- the arhgap27 gene encoding rho GTPase-activating protein 27 isoform X4, with protein sequence MDPEAPMEDLVSLSLSQSPGLSSIAASPPVAWASDWEQLVDETSGRLYFYNPASGATSWEPPEQLSPSPPPMEPLGGNTPREDMPPPLPVEDYPAEEYSSSADYAEVQHEPSSPVNFSPDYALNPVARAPLPRANLDRSAPPGWSLLVEPDGTWVFTCEHSQEQWIKSLDDRGKTYYYLKDGSRSQWNLPEAPVASGHSNVGNGVEVNWRHTMCPAQLSRAQEDGQKFFFPTHRRNASDLDSEGSSASNSPETQHHVQNLEKAGILNKTKVSENGKRVRKNWAQCWTVLHGGVLTFHKDPKSAAPVALNKINQIVPEVTVELRGAVIGWAPKDKSSKKNVLELKSRNGVEFLIQYDTESIISDWHKVLGDTIRQLEQQEQHSEEEEGEASEKSSSTDREDRSPGALDKRRMSKSVEVRDHGETDQKKVRTKLIKFLMKRPTLQSVKEKGYFRDNVFGCHLATLCAQERNTVPSFVEKCIRAVERRGLDIDGIYRVSGNLAVIQKLRFKADHEELDLEDGQWEDIHVITGALKLFFRELPEPLFPYSHFNSFIAAIRTADYNLKVSYMCDLVKSLPPANHDTMEILFGHLRKVIEFGEENRMTVQNVAIVFGPTLLRPEMESANITMHMVFQNQIVELILNKYEQIFYSS encoded by the exons ATGGACCCTGAAGCACCGATGGAGGACCTCGTTTCGCTCTCGCTTTCCCAGTCCCCCGGCCTGTCTTCCATCGCTGCCTCCCCCCCTGTTGCCTGGGCGTCAGACTGGGAGCAGTTGGTGGATGAGACCAGCGGCCGTCTGTACTTCTACAACCCAGCGTCGGGAGCAACATCTTGGGAGCCCCCGGAGCAGCTGAGCCCGTCTCCCCCTCCGATGGAGCCTCTGGGTGGGAACACGCCACGAGAGGACATGCCG cctcccttaCCAGTAGAAGATTACCCAGCGGAGGAGTACTCCTCATCAGCAGACTATGCCGAGGTCCAGCACGAGCCCTCGTCTCCAGTCAACTTCTCCCCGGACTACGCCCTCAACCCTGTGGCCCGGGCGCCCCTCCCCAGGGCCAATCTGGACCGGAGTGCCCCACCGGGTTGGAGCCTCCTGGTGGAACCTGATGGAACGTGGGTGTTTACTTGTGAACACTCCCAAGAGCAG TGGATCAAGTCATTGGATGACCGAGGGAAGACCTACTACTACCTTAAAGATGGTTCCAGATCCCAGTGGAACCTGCCTGAG GCCCCTGTAGCTTCAggccattccaatgtggggaaTGGCGTCGAGGTGAACTGGAGACACACCATGTGCCCTGCTCAGCTCAGCAGAGCCCAGGAGGATGGG CAGAAGTTCTTCTTCCCAACACACAGGAGGAACGCCTCGGACCTCGACAGTGAGGGTTCCAGCGCCAGCAACTCCCCAGAGACTCAGCATCAC GTGCAGAATTTAGAAAAAGCTGGCATCCTCAACAAAACAAAAGTGTCCGAGAACGGCAAAAGAGTAAG gaAGAACTGGGCCCAGTGTTGGACTGTTCTGCACGGAGGAGTTCTAACATTTCACAAAGACCCAAAGTCTGCAGCTCCGGTAGCTCTG AATAAAATCAATCAGATTGTCCCAGAGGTCACAGTGGAGCTTCGaggggctgtgattggctgggccCCCAAGGACAAATCCAGCAAAAAGAATGTTTTAGAG CTGAAAAGCCGAAACGGTGTTGAGTTCCTGATCCAGTATGACACAGAGAGCATCATCAGTGACTGGCACAAAGTTCTTGGCGACACCATCCGACAGCTG GAGCAACAAGAGCAGCactcggaggaggaggaaggggaagccAGCGAGAAGTCGTCCAGCACGGACAGAGAGGACCGATCCCCGGGCGCCCTGGACAAGAGGAGGATGT ccaaGTCTGTTGAGGTCAGGGACCACGGCGAGACGGACCAGAAGAAGGTGCGCACCAAGCTGATCAAGTTCCTCATGAAACGGCCCACGCTGCAGTCTGTCAAGGAGAAAGGATACTTCCGAG ACAACGTGTTTGGATGTCATCTGGCTACACTCTGCGCTCAGGAACGGAATACTGTTCCCAGCTTTGTTGAGAAATGCATCAGGGCAGTTGAGAGGAGAG GTTTGGACATCGATGGAATCTACAGGGTCAGTGGAAACCTGGCTGTCATCCAGAAACTACGCTTCAAGGCAGATCACG AGGAGCTGGACCTGGAGGACGGCCAGTGGGAGGACATCCACGTCATCACAGGGGCCCTCAAGTTGTTCTTCCGGGAGCTTCCTGAGCCCCTGTTCCCCTACAGCCACTTCAACAGCTTCATCGCAGCCATCA GAACCGCTGATTATAACTTGAAAGTGTCTTATATGTGTGATCTCGTCAAGTCTCTTCCTCCAGCCAACCATGACACCATGGAAATTCTGTTTGGACATTTACGGAA GGTGATCGAGTTTGGGGAAGAGAACAGGATGACT